One part of the Paramormyrops kingsleyae isolate MSU_618 chromosome 2, PKINGS_0.4, whole genome shotgun sequence genome encodes these proteins:
- the arl6ip4 gene encoding ADP-ribosylation factor-like protein 6-interacting protein 4 isoform X2: protein MNLEPITGWSCSEEKKRDKKQARRRSSSTSSSDSSSSSSSSDSSDEETRKKKRKRKLKKMKAREKKKERKERKKQKKKMKKLRKLSGKDTPSLPPDPQTPTNKLSCSLEMWQTEGPVEHGPVMTDEQKARLSTKRPLTKEEWEAQQSVIRRVVDPETGRTRLVRGEGEILEEIVSRDKHKEINKQATKGDGSAFQRRLGINR from the exons ATGAACCTGGAGCCTATAACAGGATGGTCCTGTTCAGAAG AAAAGAAGCGGGATAAGAAACAggcgaggaggaggagctcTTCAACCTCTTCATCAGActcctcttcatcatcatcatcatctgacTCCAGTGATGAAGAAACCagaaagaagaagaggaagaggaagctTAAGAAGATGAAGGCccgggagaaaaaaaaagaaagaaaggaaaggaagaagcagaagaagaagatgaaAAAGCTGAGGAAGTTATCAGGGAAGGACACACCTTCGCTGCCCCCTGATCCCCAGACGCCCACCAATAAGCTGTCATGCTCCCTGGAGATGTGGCAGACTGAGGGCCCAGTGGAACATGGACCAG TCATGACTGACGAACAGAAGGCACGGCTCTCCACAAAACGGCCCCTCACCAAAGAGGAGTGGGAGGCTCAGCAGAGTGTTATTCGCAGGGTGGTGGACCCCGAAACTGGACGTACCAG GCTTGTGAGAGGCGAAGGGGAGATCCTGGAGGAAATCGTCAGCCGAGATAAgcacaaagaaataaataag CAGGCCACTAAGGGTGATGGCAGTGCCTTCCAGAGGAGGCTGGGGATCAACCGTTAG
- the arl6ip4 gene encoding ADP-ribosylation factor-like protein 6-interacting protein 4 isoform X1 translates to MGRSRSPAKPTGRDKSREGRETKREKKRRRSSSSSSSSSSSSSRSHSLDRQKKRSHSSSKSQEKKRDKKQARRRSSSTSSSDSSSSSSSSDSSDEETRKKKRKRKLKKMKAREKKKERKERKKQKKKMKKLRKLSGKDTPSLPPDPQTPTNKLSCSLEMWQTEGPVEHGPVMTDEQKARLSTKRPLTKEEWEAQQSVIRRVVDPETGRTRLVRGEGEILEEIVSRDKHKEINKQATKGDGSAFQRRLGINR, encoded by the exons ATGGGGCGTAGCAGGTCACCAGCAAAGCCGACTGGAAGGGACAAGAGCAGAGAGGGGAGAGAAACCAAACGAGAGAAGAAAAGACGGAGAAGCTCCTCTtcttcctcgtcctcctcctcttcatccaGCAGAAGCCACAGTTTAGACCGACAAAAGAAACGATCCCATTCCTCCAGCAAGAGCCAAG AAAAGAAGCGGGATAAGAAACAggcgaggaggaggagctcTTCAACCTCTTCATCAGActcctcttcatcatcatcatcatctgacTCCAGTGATGAAGAAACCagaaagaagaagaggaagaggaagctTAAGAAGATGAAGGCccgggagaaaaaaaaagaaagaaaggaaaggaagaagcagaagaagaagatgaaAAAGCTGAGGAAGTTATCAGGGAAGGACACACCTTCGCTGCCCCCTGATCCCCAGACGCCCACCAATAAGCTGTCATGCTCCCTGGAGATGTGGCAGACTGAGGGCCCAGTGGAACATGGACCAG TCATGACTGACGAACAGAAGGCACGGCTCTCCACAAAACGGCCCCTCACCAAAGAGGAGTGGGAGGCTCAGCAGAGTGTTATTCGCAGGGTGGTGGACCCCGAAACTGGACGTACCAG GCTTGTGAGAGGCGAAGGGGAGATCCTGGAGGAAATCGTCAGCCGAGATAAgcacaaagaaataaataag CAGGCCACTAAGGGTGATGGCAGTGCCTTCCAGAGGAGGCTGGGGATCAACCGTTAG